In a single window of the Brachionichthys hirsutus isolate HB-005 chromosome 18, CSIRO-AGI_Bhir_v1, whole genome shotgun sequence genome:
- the ezra gene encoding ezrin a: MPKMVNVRVTTVDAELEFSFHPNTTGKELYNQVARTIGLRETWYFGLQFVDNKGFSAWLNSEKKVMAQEVKKDIPLQFKLRVKFYPEDVAEELIQDVTRKLFFRQVKDDILLDNIYCPPESSVLLASYSVQAKFGEYSKTANQPGYLSCERLLPKRVLDQHKLSKEQWEDRIHVWHEEHGSMLKEEAMIEYLKIAQDLEMYGVNYFEIKNLKGTELWLGVDALGMNIYEKQDKLSPKIGFPWSEIRDISFNDKKFFIKPIDKKATDFVFCTPRLRVNKRILHVCRGNHELYTNRRKADTIEVQQMKAQAKEERLQKKMERDRLEEEKKRREAIEKEKGDIEKEKQDLIMQLFQYEKTTKRAESDLQEQLERARMLEAERTRVEQEAARLDAERMEAIIAKEELTRQAEDQIRSREQLAAELAEYSSKIALLEEAKREKEEEAESWQCKAMQVEENLMKTKEELSNVKSSANSVPVTAPAPAPGSSSSSSSSSSSSDNESDHEHSEENSSCSAELLTQGIDNHRHEEERLTEVEKNKRLRDKLKALSSELEEARDESKKTQNDLRHDKNVQYGLDKYKTLRRIRMGNTKQRIDEFEAF, encoded by the exons GTTGCCAGGACCATCGGACTCCGTGAGACGTGGTACTTCGGGCTGCAGTTTGTGGACAACAAAGGCTTCAGCGCATGGCTGAACTCAGAGAAGAAG GTGATGGCccaggaggtgaagaaggatATCCCCCTGCAGTTCAAGCTGAGGGTCAAGTTTTACCCCGAGGACGTGGCCGAGGAACTGATCCAGGATGTCACTCGGAAGCTGTTCTTCCGTCAGGTGAAGGACGACATCCTGTTGGACAATATCTACTGCCCTCCGGAGTCCTCTGTGCTGCTGGCCTCTTACTCCGTCCAGGCCAAGTTCGGAGAGTACTCCAAGACGGCGAATCAACCGGGGTACCTGTCCTGCGAGCGCCTGCTGCCCAAGAG GGTGTTGGATCAACACAAGCTGTCCAAGGAACAGTGGGAGGACAGAATCCATGTTTGGCATGAGGAGCACGGATCAATGCTGAA GGAGGAGGCCATGATCGAGTACCTGAAGATCGCTCAGGACCTGGAGATGTACGGCGTCAACTACTTTGAGATCAAGAACTTGAAGGGCACCGAGCTTTGGTTGGGCGTCGACGCCTTGGGAATGAACATCTACGAGAAGCAGGACAA GCTGTCTCCAAAGATCGGATTCCCCTGGAGCGAAATAAGAGACATTTCCTTCAATGACAAGAAGTTTTTCATCAAGCCCATAGATAAGAAAGCAACC GATTTCGTATTCTGCACCCCGCGGCTGCGAGTCAACAAGCGCATCCTGCATGTGTGCAGGGGAAACCATGAGCTGTACACAAACCGCCGCAAGGCCGACACCATTGAGGTTCAGCAGATGAAGGCTCAGGCCAAAGAGGAGAGGCTgcagaagaagatggagag gGATCgtctggaggaagagaagaagaggagggaggccattgagaaagagaagggggacatagagaaagagaagcaggaTCTGATTATGCAGCTCTTCCAGTATGAGAAAACAACCAAGAGAGCAGAGTCAG ATctccaggagcagctggagaggGCCAGGATGCTGGAGGCAGAGAGGACTCgggtggagcaggaggcggcCCGGCTGGATGCTGAGAGGATGGAGGCCATAATAGCCAAGGAGGAGCTGACCAGGCAAGCTGAGGACCAGATAAGGAGCCGGGAGCAGCTG gctgcagagtTGGCCGAGTACAGCTCCAAGATCGCTCTGTTGGAGGAGGccaagagagaaaaggaggaagaggcagagtcgTGGCAATGCAAG GCTATGCAAGTGGAGGAGAATCTCATGAAGACGAAGGAGGAACTGAGCAATGTGAAGAGCTCTGCCAATTCGGTTCCTGTCACTGCTCCCGCTCCTGCTCCGgggtcatcctcctcctcctcctcctcctctagctCCTCGGATAATGAGAGCGACCACGAGCACAGTGAAGAGAACAGCTCCTGCAGTGCCGAGCTACTCACGCAGGGCATCGACAACCACCGCCATGAGGAGGAGCGGCTGACCGAGGTGGAGAAGAACAAGCGCCTGAGGGACAAGCTGAAG gcCCTGAGCTCAGAGCTGGAAGAAGCCCGAGACGAAAGCAAGAAGACCCAGAACGATCTGCGCCATGACAAGAACGTCCAATACGGCCTGGACAAGTACAAGACCCTGCGTCGGATCCGCATGGGCAACACCAAGCAGAGGATCGATGAGTTTGAGGCCTTTTAG
- the kcnk3b gene encoding potassium channel subfamily K member 3: MKRQNARTLALIISILTYLVVGAAVFETLESKQEKSHKRRLEARKYELMRKYNLTKENFEELEHVVLQLKPHKAGVQWKFAGSFYFAITVITTIGYGHAAPSSDSGKVFCMFYALLGIPLTLVMFQSLGERINMLVRYLLHQAKKCLAMRRPEVSMANMVTVGFFSCLSTLCVGAMAFSQCEGWSFLHAFYYCFITLTTIGFGDYVALQRDNALQNDPRYVAFCFVYILMGLTVIGAFLNLVVLRFLTMNTEDEWRDAKQRSLMSGGNPRGEVTRLLKVTSSTPPTPATEGTAKGKGVYTEVMHFQTMCSCLWYRSKEKLQGFLPQELTFSDAYLQKTSNGSRYAEPSSTGCVCSPRQCSSISSITTGLHVLSPLRVFKRRSSV; encoded by the exons ATGAAGAGACAAAACGCCAGGACTCTCGCcctcatcatcagcatcctcacCTACCTGGTGGTCGGAGCGGCCGTGTTCGAGACGCTGGAGTCCAAACAGGAGAAAAGTCACAAGAGGAGGCTCGAAGCCAGGAAGTACGAGCTGATGCGCAAATACAACTTGACCAAAGAGAACTTCGAGGAGCTGGAGCACGTCGTGCTGCAGCTCAAGCCGCACAAGGCAGGGGTCCAGTGGAAATTTGCCGGATCCTTCTACTTCGCCATCACTGTGATCACGACAATAG GTTACGGTCACGCGGCTCCCAGCAGCGACTCGGGGAAAGTGTTTTGCATGTTCTACGCCCTCTTGGGGATCCCGCTCACCCTGGTCATGTTCCAGAGCCTGGGGGAGCGCATTAACATGCTGGTCAGATACCTGCTGCACCAAGCCAAGAAGTGCCTGGCGATGCGTCGGCCCGAGGTCTCCATGGCAAACATGGTGACGGTGGGCTTCTTCTCGTGCCTGAGCACCCTGTGCGTGGGGGCGATGGCGTTCTCGCAGTGCGAGGGATGGAGTTTCCTCCACGCCTTTTACTACTGCTTCATCACCCTCACCACCATCGGCTTTGGGGACTATGTCGCTCTGCAGAGGGACAATGCCCTGCAGAACGACCCCCGCTACGTGGCTTTCTGCTTTGTGTACATCCTGATGGGCTTGACGGTCATTGGAGCGTTCCTAAACCTGGTGGTGCTTCGCTTTCTGACCATGAACACCGAGGACGAGTGGAGGGACGCCAAGCAGAGGTCCTTGATGTCCGGCGGCAATCCCAGAGGCGAGGTGACTCGTCTATTAAAGGTCACGTCCTCAACTCCTCCCACACCTGCGACAGAAGGCACCGCAAAGGGCAAAGGTGTCTACACCGAGGTGATGCATTTCCAAACTATGTGCTCCTGCTTGTGGTACAGGAGCAAGGAGAAGCTGCAGGGCTTCCTCCCTCAGGAGCTGACGTTCTCTGATGCCTACTTGCAGAAGACCAGCAACGGTTCCCGCTACGCGGAGCCTTCATCGACGGGCTGCGTTTGCAGTCCACGTCAGTGTTCAAGCATAAGCTCCATAACAACGGGCCTACACGTTCTCTCCCCGTTGAGGGTGTTCAAGAGACGCAGCTCCGTCTAG
- the marc1 gene encoding mitochondrial amidoxime-reducing component 1 — protein MDLKATAGSALSRRAALAVGGAGVAVLGLVLGYKYLRKPEKFICVGRVSKLLIHPLKSGKAVSVPLAECAQFGLKAGDLPDRHWMVITEDGRMATGRQEPRLVLVSLSCEEFQVCLNGPNMEPLRFPVKQPDSRIINCRVFEKAIQGRDCGDEASRWLTRYLGAEKTFRLVHFEPQMTARRPLENEPLFPRYQVAYPDCGPVMLLSERSVEDLSSRLEKDVTVERFRPNIVVSGCEAFEEDSWEEIQIGSVRLQRVMSCGRCVFTTVDPETGIITRKEPLETLKSYRMCEPSEKHIYKSSPLFGQLHTVKRTGVLHVGDTVYKISR, from the exons ATGGACCTGAAAGCGACGGCAGGCAGCGCGTTGTCCCGCAGAGCAGCTCTGGCCGTCGGCGGAGCCGGCGTTGCTGTCCTTGGGCTTGTTCTGGGATATAAATACTTGCGAAAGCCAGAAAAGTTTATTTGCGTGGGCCGAGTGTCGAAGCTCCTCATTCACCCTCTGAAGTCCGGCAAGGCCGTCTCGGTGCCTCTGGCGGAATGCGCCCAATTCGGCCTGAAGGCTGGAGACCTGCCGGATCG ACACTGGATGGTGATCACAGAGGACGGTCGCATGGCGACCGGAAGACAGGAGCCTCGTTTGGTGTTGGTTTCTCTGTCATGCGAAGAATTTCAAGTTTGTCTTAACGGCCCAAACATGGAGCCGCTGCGATTCCCCGTCAAACAGCCCGACAGCCGCATCATCAACTGCAG agtgTTCGAAAAGGCCATTCAGGGACGGGACTGCGGCGACGAGGCCTCTCGCTGGCTGACTCGTTATCTGGGAGCAGAGAAAACCTTTCGCTTGGTGCACTTTGAGCCCCAGATGACGGCCAGGAGACCGCTGGAGAACGAGCCTCTATTCCCACGATACCAA GTGGCGTACCCGGATTGTGGACCCGTGATGCTGCTGTCCGAACGCTCTGTCGAGGATCTCAGCAGCAGGCTGGAGAAGGACGTCACGGTGGAGCGTTTCCGTCCAAACATCGTCGTAAGCGGCTGCGAGGCGTTCGAGGAG gatTCATGGGAAGAAATCCAGATTGGCAGCGTGAGACTGCAGCGCGTGATGTCATGTGGACG ATGTGTTTTCACAACCGTTGACCCCGAAACTGGGATAATCACCAGAAAAGAGCCTCTGGAAACACTGAAAAG CTACCGCATGTGCGAACCGTCCGAGAAGCACATCTATAAGTCGTCTCCGCTGTTTGGCCAGCTGCACACTGTGAAGAGGACGGGCGTCCTGCACGTCGGCGACACGGTGTACAAGATCAGCCGCTGA